The following coding sequences are from one Candidatus Kapaibacterium sp. window:
- a CDS encoding ParB/Srx family N-terminal domain-containing protein, with protein MGLKLIYLDPHELVDYENNTKIHTDEEIITLANIIKEFGFDVPVVVDENNILIKGHKRKLASIYLEKPSIPVIVRDDLTEEQKRAARIADNKVGESDWDMDKLKAELLGLRDFGIDLTLTGFESGELGILLDLDDNFSFNDESEGEPDDMEHVEGDKDGRSILCEIAFSTKEIAETFLANIGLQEPKIKGFSRLINGDLEIKSEFLQVAE; from the coding sequence ATGGGATTGAAACTTATATACTTAGACCCGCATGAGCTGGTTGATTACGAAAACAACACAAAGATTCACACAGATGAAGAGATAATCACTCTGGCAAATATAATCAAAGAATTTGGATTTGATGTACCGGTGGTGGTTGATGAAAACAATATTTTAATCAAAGGACATAAGCGTAAACTCGCTTCAATCTACTTAGAGAAGCCTTCAATACCTGTTATTGTTAGAGATGATTTGACTGAAGAACAAAAGAGAGCCGCCCGGATTGCAGATAACAAAGTTGGTGAATCTGATTGGGATATGGATAAGTTGAAGGCTGAATTGTTGGGATTAAGGGATTTCGGTATTGACTTAACGCTGACAGGTTTTGAAAGTGGTGAACTTGGAATTTTACTTGACTTGGATGACAACTTTAGCTTTAATGACGAAAGCGAGGGTGAACCTGATGACATGGAACATGTAGAGGGTGACAAGGACGGCAGGAGCATACTTTGTGAGATAGCTTTTAGCACCAAAGAAATAGCAGAAACTTTCTTGGCTAACATTGGACTTCAAGAACCTAAAATCAAGGGATTTTCAAGGCTCATCAATGGTGACTTAGAAATCAAGTCGGAGTTTTTACAGGTCGCAGAATGA
- a CDS encoding phage virion morphogenesis protein — translation MNVKSFNDVIKIINQRLGRLKPPLADEIMTDIADMIELSIAKNFDVGGRWDGKKDEIGLFSGGTQKWAELAENTKKGYRKLGYSDEPTLNRNKNLRASIDVFARNGKVFISANAPYAAIHQFGGTIKHPGGTEYGYRLKKDMKSGKIQFLKKGRGYKVLGKTKPHDIYIPARPYLVISQDDLILVLDIIEKKLPVYLKG, via the coding sequence ATGAATGTAAAATCGTTTAACGATGTTATCAAAATAATCAATCAACGCTTAGGGCGATTAAAACCGCCACTTGCTGATGAGATTATGACTGATATTGCCGATATGATTGAACTGTCAATAGCGAAAAACTTTGATGTTGGTGGACGTTGGGACGGCAAAAAAGATGAAATCGGGTTGTTTTCGGGTGGCACTCAAAAGTGGGCAGAACTCGCAGAAAATACCAAGAAGGGATATCGAAAATTAGGTTACTCCGATGAACCTACATTAAACCGAAACAAGAATCTTAGGGCTTCTATAGATGTATTCGCACGTAACGGTAAAGTGTTTATATCGGCAAATGCACCATACGCCGCTATACATCAATTTGGTGGTACAATTAAGCATCCGGGGGGAACTGAATACGGTTACAGATTGAAAAAAGACATGAAATCGGGAAAGATACAGTTCCTAAAAAAGGGTCGTGGTTACAAGGTTTTGGGTAAGACCAAACCACATGATATTTACATCCCGGCACGACCTTATTTGGTAATTAGCCAAGATGACCTTATTTTAGTACTTGATATTATCGAAAAGAAGCTACCTGTGTACCTAAAGGGCTAA
- a CDS encoding DUF935 domain-containing protein has product MKFRDFFTKKSDQVSEKEPVQAQTNTENQKTDGLLGVTAGADYMEMAFNELQNPDAVLRGKNKGVDEYYKLLYDGHVFSCVQSRKSGTECLEWDIDRGLEPTRESKFIKALFSKLNLYKVIDEMLDAVLYGYKPMEIYWHEVGTLDVENEVWKGNFLIPSAIVGKPPHWFKFDSDENLVYDRRGVRDVPHSRKFIVVKHNDTGGNPYGRGVLSNCFWPWVYKKAVMEFWTRYCEKYGSPYLLGILDKTAPSYSPEDLASALSGLIGGGVGVFSLDSLAGEKIEAISAGSTQSGETYKQVVGFMNAEISKAVLSQTLSTEQGDKGTFALGKVHMDVRQELVESDMRLIEQTFNTLIQWLVEYNFESVERMPYFGMYEEDDVNLALAERDSKLLSTGKIVFTKEHYKKYGLKDDEFYIPEEPENKQETPAFNEHDEQAKEFGSIGEEMLKVVSEAIEGAKSYEEIEDKVFGLYPDLNSDKLMKALEHLLFVSEGFGRVEGAKDAK; this is encoded by the coding sequence ATGAAATTTCGAGATTTTTTTACCAAGAAATCGGATCAGGTTTCTGAAAAAGAGCCGGTACAAGCACAAACAAATACCGAGAATCAAAAAACCGACGGTTTGTTGGGTGTAACGGCAGGTGCTGACTACATGGAGATGGCATTTAATGAACTTCAAAATCCTGATGCAGTTTTGAGGGGAAAAAACAAGGGTGTTGATGAATACTACAAACTGCTTTATGACGGTCATGTATTTAGCTGTGTTCAATCGCGAAAATCCGGGACTGAATGCTTAGAATGGGATATTGACAGAGGTTTAGAACCAACACGGGAAAGTAAATTCATTAAGGCGTTATTCAGTAAGCTAAACTTATACAAAGTAATTGATGAAATGCTTGATGCTGTGCTGTATGGTTACAAACCAATGGAAATATATTGGCATGAAGTCGGAACATTGGATGTTGAAAATGAAGTATGGAAAGGAAATTTTTTGATTCCATCGGCAATAGTCGGCAAACCTCCACATTGGTTTAAGTTTGATAGTGATGAAAATCTTGTTTATGATAGACGAGGTGTAAGGGATGTCCCCCACTCTCGGAAGTTCATTGTTGTTAAGCATAACGACACAGGCGGAAATCCCTATGGTCGGGGTGTATTATCAAATTGCTTTTGGCCATGGGTGTATAAAAAAGCCGTAATGGAGTTCTGGACTCGGTATTGTGAAAAATATGGCAGTCCATATCTGCTTGGTATTTTGGATAAAACAGCCCCAAGTTACAGCCCTGAAGATTTGGCATCTGCTTTATCGGGATTAATCGGTGGTGGTGTAGGTGTATTCTCATTAGATTCGTTGGCAGGTGAAAAGATTGAAGCAATTAGCGCAGGTAGCACTCAATCAGGTGAGACTTACAAGCAAGTTGTGGGCTTTATGAATGCTGAAATCTCCAAAGCGGTATTGTCGCAAACATTAAGCACAGAACAGGGTGACAAGGGAACATTCGCACTTGGTAAAGTTCATATGGATGTAAGGCAAGAACTTGTTGAAAGTGATATGCGATTAATTGAACAAACATTCAATACTTTGATACAGTGGTTAGTCGAATATAACTTTGAAAGTGTTGAACGTATGCCATACTTTGGAATGTACGAAGAAGATGATGTTAATTTGGCGTTAGCTGAGCGTGATTCGAAATTGCTATCGACAGGAAAGATTGTGTTTACCAAGGAACATTACAAAAAATATGGCTTGAAAGATGATGAATTTTACATTCCTGAAGAACCTGAAAATAAACAAGAAACACCCGCATTTAACGAGCATGACGAGCAAGCTAAGGAATTCGGCTCAATAGGTGAAGAAATGTTAAAAGTTGTTTCTGAGGCAATTGAAGGGGCAAAAAGCTATGAAGAAATTGAAGACAAGGTATTTGGTTTGTACCCTGATTTAAATAGCGATAAGCTAATGAAAGCATTAGAGCATTTATTGTTTGTTAGTGAGGGTTTCGGAAGAGTAGAGGGAGCTAAAGATGCGAAATAA
- a CDS encoding phage minor head protein, translating into MRNKALLIKLLKAKPEKALKYLLHRGKNVVSADDWQTLKDKSHDTAFTVAGITKADYLQDIYKAVVDMKENGVPLEKANAELVERLRKKGWIGSGNRFKVTLDTNMKIAHSQGFYETMLRRKDTHPYWKWNQIERNTKRHDHTLLHGKVFKVEDTTIFPPADYGCDCSPIPMTEAEFKNGGYTLSDSSTLKMTDELKESIDNFGFRPGKVYEPDMAKYSPELKREILKAMVRQKLRSRK; encoded by the coding sequence ATGCGAAATAAAGCATTGCTTATAAAGCTGTTAAAAGCTAAACCTGAGAAGGCTCTGAAGTATCTGTTGCATCGAGGCAAAAACGTTGTGTCGGCTGACGATTGGCAAACACTAAAGGACAAAAGTCACGATACAGCTTTTACCGTTGCAGGTATTACAAAAGCTGATTATCTGCAAGACATTTACAAAGCTGTAGTTGACATGAAAGAAAATGGAGTGCCACTCGAAAAAGCGAACGCTGAGTTAGTTGAACGGCTTAGAAAAAAGGGTTGGATTGGGTCCGGAAATCGTTTTAAAGTTACGCTCGATACAAACATGAAAATTGCTCATTCGCAGGGGTTCTATGAAACAATGTTACGCCGAAAAGACACTCACCCCTATTGGAAATGGAATCAAATTGAACGCAATACTAAACGGCATGACCATACGCTATTGCATGGCAAAGTGTTCAAGGTAGAAGATACGACAATCTTCCCCCCTGCTGATTATGGTTGTGATTGTTCGCCTATACCGATGACAGAAGCAGAATTCAAAAACGGTGGTTACACCCTGTCGGATTCAAGTACGCTCAAGATGACTGATGAATTAAAGGAAAGTATTGACAATTTCGGTTTTCGTCCGGGTAAGGTTTATGAGCCTGACATGGCAAAGTATAGCCCGGAATTGAAGAGAGAAATATTAAAAGCTATGGTCAGACAGAAGCTAAGGAGTAGAAAATGA
- the terL gene encoding phage terminase large subunit has protein sequence MLPLDKIMLISEASVKLLADMFKDDFYSLVRYYWDAIEDTPLIDNWHIKYLCDEVQIAVKRVAEGKPKLYDLCFNVPPGSSKSRIFSIFLPVYVWILKSSMRVLTASYSKNLAADFALKSRDIIRSDLFRAMYPEIKLRRDKDQTTEYENTNHGVRTATGIFGTITGKHADIIIGDDLISAEEVHSTAKRNKANRVLATTLSRRKRDNNITLTILVMQRLHADDPTAQMLKKGNVKHICLPGELTNDVNPPELKNMYVDGLLDPVRLNRSALNDIRTEMGSYGYSAQIRQNPVDPESMIFNPAWWQYFSIEPTLDLKIQVWDTAYEEGDSNAYSVCLTGGVNSKGYYILNRFKQRLIYPDLLKKSVELYTNDNPAFVAIEKAASGRSLLQSLKRETKLPLKEIETMDKVVRAHQQSPKIESGLVYLPKDAHWLDDFITEHSEFPGSKFKDQVDTLTIMLQILEPKYRALQTNINKVSTKQLTTFRQNQSIYEGAL, from the coding sequence ATGTTGCCTCTTGACAAGATAATGCTAATAAGCGAAGCATCGGTTAAGCTATTGGCAGACATGTTCAAAGATGACTTTTACAGCCTTGTACGCTATTATTGGGATGCAATCGAAGATACCCCACTCATTGACAATTGGCATATCAAATACCTATGTGATGAAGTTCAGATTGCAGTTAAGCGAGTAGCTGAGGGTAAACCTAAGCTGTATGACTTATGTTTTAATGTGCCTCCCGGTTCATCAAAAAGCCGTATATTCTCAATCTTTTTACCTGTCTATGTTTGGATATTAAAATCATCAATGCGAGTGTTGACAGCAAGTTATTCAAAGAACTTAGCGGCTGACTTTGCATTGAAATCTCGCGATATAATCCGCTCGGATTTATTCAGAGCCATGTATCCGGAAATCAAACTTAGACGAGATAAGGACCAAACAACAGAATATGAAAATACCAATCATGGAGTTCGAACTGCAACAGGTATTTTTGGCACTATAACAGGTAAACATGCAGATATTATCATTGGTGATGACTTGATTAGTGCTGAGGAAGTACATTCAACGGCAAAGCGTAATAAAGCTAATCGAGTTTTAGCTACTACATTATCACGGCGTAAACGAGACAATAACATCACCTTGACAATCTTGGTTATGCAACGGTTGCATGCAGATGACCCAACGGCTCAAATGCTAAAAAAAGGCAATGTTAAGCATATCTGTTTGCCGGGCGAACTAACAAATGATGTAAACCCACCTGAACTGAAAAACATGTATGTTGACGGTTTGCTTGACCCTGTAAGGTTAAACAGAAGTGCGTTGAATGACATTAGAACTGAAATGGGGAGTTATGGATATTCGGCTCAAATAAGGCAAAATCCTGTTGACCCTGAGAGTATGATATTTAATCCAGCATGGTGGCAATACTTCTCTATCGAACCAACGCTTGATTTGAAAATTCAAGTATGGGACACTGCATATGAGGAGGGTGATTCAAATGCTTATTCAGTCTGTTTGACAGGTGGCGTAAACAGTAAAGGATATTACATCTTGAATAGATTCAAACAACGGTTAATCTATCCCGATTTGCTAAAGAAATCAGTAGAACTATACACAAACGATAATCCGGCATTCGTAGCTATTGAAAAAGCGGCGAGTGGGCGTAGTTTATTGCAAAGTTTAAAGCGTGAAACTAAGCTCCCTCTGAAAGAAATCGAAACGATGGATAAGGTTGTTCGGGCGCATCAACAATCACCCAAAATCGAGAGCGGTTTAGTTTATCTGCCAAAAGATGCACATTGGTTAGATGATTTTATAACTGAACATTCTGAATTCCCGGGCAGTAAATTCAAGGACCAAGTTGATACGCTAACTATCATGCTACAAATCCTTGAACCAAAATACAGAGCCTTGCAAACGAATATTAACAAGGTTTCAACTAAGCAATTAACGACATTTAGACAAAATCAATCAATATACGAAGGGGCATTATAA